The stretch of DNA AGACATTGTATAAAAAATAATATATTATGGCTATAAACACAAACCTCAATACCCATGCAATCGCATTATACATATCTTCACCTCAATAAACTTACGGGTATTATTATTATAACATAATTTTTACAACACTTGAACCTTAAGAATCTTCTTGTTGATATATGATAAAAAAATAAAGCACGATTTGTTGTGCTTTATTTTATAAAATTTGCTAATTACATATTAACATTTACGCTATCGAACTCTTTTCTTTAAACAATATCTTTTTTAGATACTGACCCGTATAAGAGTTCTCGTTCATGGCCACCTCTTCAGGGGTACCACAGGCAACTACCCTACCGCCTCTATCGCCGCCATCAGGGCCTAAATCAATGATATAGTCAGCAGTCTTTATAACATCCATATTGTGTTCAATGACTATTATAGAATTGCCACCTTCTACCAACCTGTTTAACACCTCGATAAGCTTTTCTACGTCGGCCATGTGAAGGCCTGTCGTAGGCTCATCAAGGATATATATAGTTCTCCCTGTGGCCTTTCTGCTCAACTCTGTCGCCAGCTTTATTCTCTGAGCCTCTCCTCCTGACAGCTGGGTGGAAGGCTGACCAAGCCTGATATATCCAAGCCCTACATCGTGTAATGTCATCAGTTTGTTTTTGATCCTAGGTATGTTTTCAAAAAACTCCAGCGCTTCATCAACAGTCATATCCAGTACATCCGCTATGTTCTTGCCCTTATACTTTATCTCCAGTGTTTCTCTATTGTACCTCTTACCTTTGCATACCTCGCATGGCACATAGACATCTGATAAAAAGTGCATCTCTATTTTTATTATCCCATCACCGTGACAGGCTTCACAGCGTCCGCCTTTTACATTGAAACTGAATCTACCCTGCTTATAGCCTCTCATCTTGGCCTCAGGGGTAAGAGAAAATACCTCTCTTATATAGTCAAACACTCCGGTATAAGTAGCAGGATTTGACCTCGGCGTCCTTCCTATAGGTGATTGGTCGATGTTTATCACCTTATCAAGATTTTCCACACCCAGTATGCAATCATGATCCCCAGGTATCTCTTTAGCTTTATTTAGTTGTCTTGCAAGGCTTTTATAAAGTATCTCATTTACAAGAGTACTTTTACCTGATCCAGAAACACCTGTCACACATGTAATCACGCCCAGTGGTATTTCTACATCAATATTCTTTAAGTTGTTTTCCCTCGCCCCTTTTATAATAAGCCATTTTCCATTGGGTTTTCTTCGCTGGGAAGGCACCTCTATTTTCCTTATACCGCTTAGATACTGACCTGTTATGGATTCCTTGCATTTTTTTATCTCATCGATGGTACCAGCGGCGACTATCCTTCCACCGTTTTCCCCCGCTCCAGGCCCTACATCTATAATATAGTCAGAAGCATACATGGTATCCTCATCGTGCTCTACCACTATAAGGGTATTCCCTAGATCTCTCAGGTGCTTAAGGGTCTTTATAAGTTTATCATTATCCTTCTGATGCAGCCCTATACTGGGCTCATCCAGGATATAAAGTACTCCCATCAGGCCCGATCCAATTTGACTGGCCAGCCTTATCCTCTGGGCTTCTCCTCCGGATAAAGTCCCTGCGGAACGGGACAGCGTCAGATAATCCAATCCCACATCTATCAAAAAGCCCAATCGGGCGTTTATCTCTTTCAAGATCTGATTCGCTATGATCCTATGCTTTTCACTTAACTCTAGCGTTTCAAAAAATCTCTTCAGCTCTATAATAGACATATCGCTTAGTTCCGCTATAGATTTACCACCTACTGTAACCGAAAGGCTCTCCTTTTTGAGCCTTGTACCCTTGCATGTATCACACGGAATGATTCTCATGTATTTTTCTATTTCTTCCTTTATCACCTGTGATTGGGTTTCATGATATCGCCTCTCCAGATTGTTTATAATACCTTCAAAACTCGCTTCGTAATAACGCCCATCAGACCCTTTTACTCTCACCTTTTTAGCTCCGATGCCGTAGAGAAGTATATTGAGTTTATCGCCCAGTTCCTGCAATGGGGTGTTAAGATCAATGCCATATTCTTTAGCGACAGCCAAAAGCACTTTATAAGTCCAGCTGTCCTCAGAAGCAATCCACGTATTTATGGCGCCATCTAAAATAGATTTTGACATATCTAAAAGCAACTCTGGATCGACTTTCATATTAAAACCCAATCCGCTGCAATCAGGACATGCACCATAGGGACTGTTAAATGAAAACATCCTGGGCGTTAGCTCTTCGATGCTTATGCCACAATCTGGACAGGCCAGATTCTGACTAAACAGCATGTCCTCGCCATCCAGTACATTTATCACCACCAGCCCATCTGCCAGCTCCAACGCTGTTTCGATGGAGTCAGCCAACCTGCTCCTTATATCCTCCCTTACGATAAGCCTGTCCACTACCACGTCGATATTATGTTTTTTATTTTTATCTAGCTTAATCTCCTCGCCGATATCGTAAATATTCCCATCAATTCTTAACCTTACATAACCCGCCTTTCTTATATCATTGATGAGCTTTACATACTCTCCTTTCCTCCCGCGCACCACGGGCGCCAACACCTGTATCCTTGTTCTCTCTCCCAATGATAATACCCTATCAATCATCTGGTCTACC from Caldanaerobius fijiensis DSM 17918 encodes:
- the uvrA gene encoding excinuclease ABC subunit UvrA; protein product: MADYIYIKGAREHNLKNIDVKIPRDKLVVITGLSGSGKSSLAFDTIYAEGQRRYVESLSAYARQFLGQMNKPDVDYIEGLSPAISIDQKTTSKNPRSTVGTITEIHDYMRLLYARIGIPHCPQCGRVISQQTVDQMIDRVLSLGERTRIQVLAPVVRGRKGEYVKLINDIRKAGYVRLRIDGNIYDIGEEIKLDKNKKHNIDVVVDRLIVREDIRSRLADSIETALELADGLVVINVLDGEDMLFSQNLACPDCGISIEELTPRMFSFNSPYGACPDCSGLGFNMKVDPELLLDMSKSILDGAINTWIASEDSWTYKVLLAVAKEYGIDLNTPLQELGDKLNILLYGIGAKKVRVKGSDGRYYEASFEGIINNLERRYHETQSQVIKEEIEKYMRIIPCDTCKGTRLKKESLSVTVGGKSIAELSDMSIIELKRFFETLELSEKHRIIANQILKEINARLGFLIDVGLDYLTLSRSAGTLSGGEAQRIRLASQIGSGLMGVLYILDEPSIGLHQKDNDKLIKTLKHLRDLGNTLIVVEHDEDTMYASDYIIDVGPGAGENGGRIVAAGTIDEIKKCKESITGQYLSGIRKIEVPSQRRKPNGKWLIIKGARENNLKNIDVEIPLGVITCVTGVSGSGKSTLVNEILYKSLARQLNKAKEIPGDHDCILGVENLDKVINIDQSPIGRTPRSNPATYTGVFDYIREVFSLTPEAKMRGYKQGRFSFNVKGGRCEACHGDGIIKIEMHFLSDVYVPCEVCKGKRYNRETLEIKYKGKNIADVLDMTVDEALEFFENIPRIKNKLMTLHDVGLGYIRLGQPSTQLSGGEAQRIKLATELSRKATGRTIYILDEPTTGLHMADVEKLIEVLNRLVEGGNSIIVIEHNMDVIKTADYIIDLGPDGGDRGGRVVACGTPEEVAMNENSYTGQYLKKILFKEKSSIA